A genomic region of Streptomyces sp. NBC_00247 contains the following coding sequences:
- the rplA gene encoding 50S ribosomal protein L1: MKRSKNLRAADAKIDRERLYAPLEAVRLAKETASTKFDGTVEVAFRLGVDPRKADQMVRGTVNLPHGTGKTARVLVFATGDRAAAAEAAGADIVGSDELIDEVAKGRLDFDAVVATPDLMGKVGRLGRVLGPRGLMPNPKTGTVTPDVVKAVNDIKGGKIEFRVDKHSNLHFIIGKVSFDETKLVENYAAALDEILRLKPSAAKGRYIKKAALATTMGPGIPLDQNRTRNLLVEEDPAAV, translated from the coding sequence GTGAAGCGCAGCAAGAACCTCCGCGCTGCGGACGCGAAGATCGACCGGGAGCGTCTCTACGCCCCGCTCGAGGCCGTCCGTCTCGCCAAGGAGACCGCGTCCACCAAGTTCGACGGCACCGTCGAGGTCGCCTTCCGCCTGGGCGTCGACCCTCGCAAGGCCGACCAGATGGTCCGTGGCACCGTGAACCTCCCGCACGGCACCGGCAAGACCGCCCGGGTCCTGGTCTTCGCGACCGGTGACCGTGCTGCGGCCGCGGAAGCCGCGGGCGCCGACATCGTCGGCTCCGACGAGCTCATCGACGAGGTCGCGAAGGGCCGCCTGGACTTCGACGCCGTCGTCGCCACCCCGGACCTCATGGGCAAGGTCGGCCGCCTCGGCCGCGTGCTCGGTCCGCGTGGTCTGATGCCGAACCCGAAGACCGGCACCGTCACCCCCGATGTCGTCAAGGCTGTCAACGACATCAAGGGCGGCAAGATCGAGTTCCGCGTCGACAAGCACTCGAACCTGCACTTCATCATCGGCAAGGTCTCCTTCGACGAGACGAAGCTGGTCGAGAACTACGCCGCCGCGCTGGACGAGATCCTCCGTCTGAAGCCGTCGGCCGCCAAGGGCCGCTACATCAAGAAGGCCGCACTGGCCACCACGATGGGCCCCGGCATCCCGCTGGACCAGAACCGCACCCGTAACCTCCTCGTCGAGGAGGACCCGGCCGCCGTCTGA
- the nusG gene encoding transcription termination/antitermination protein NusG — MSDPNLNDAAESGTDAFESAEDQHDIVEASESESSESSDQVEAADESADAELDEDAPVESDEDASDESDDEALADESAEDEADEESEEAAEPAAPVDPVAALREELRTLPGEWYVIHTYAGYEKRVKANLEQRAVSLNVEEFVYQAEVPEEEIVQIKNGERKNVRQNKLPGYVLVRMDLTNESWGVVRNTPGVTGFVGNAYDPYPLTLDEIVKMLAPEAEEKAAREAAEAAGKPAPARRVEVQVLDFEVGDSVTVTDGPFATLQATINEINADSKKVKGLVEIFGRETPVELSFDQIQKN, encoded by the coding sequence GTGTCTGACCCGAACCTGAACGACGCCGCCGAGTCCGGGACGGACGCCTTCGAGTCCGCCGAGGACCAGCACGACATCGTTGAGGCCTCGGAGTCCGAGTCCTCCGAGTCCTCGGACCAGGTCGAAGCTGCTGACGAGAGCGCCGACGCCGAACTCGACGAGGACGCTCCGGTCGAGTCCGACGAGGACGCTTCCGACGAGTCCGACGACGAGGCGCTCGCCGACGAGTCCGCCGAGGACGAAGCCGACGAGGAGTCCGAGGAGGCCGCCGAGCCGGCCGCCCCCGTCGACCCCGTCGCCGCCCTGCGCGAGGAACTCCGCACCCTGCCCGGCGAGTGGTACGTCATCCACACGTACGCCGGGTACGAGAAGCGCGTGAAGGCCAACCTCGAACAGCGTGCCGTCTCGCTCAACGTCGAGGAGTTCGTCTACCAGGCGGAAGTCCCCGAGGAAGAGATCGTCCAGATCAAGAACGGCGAGCGCAAGAACGTCCGCCAGAACAAGCTCCCGGGCTACGTCCTGGTGCGCATGGACCTGACGAACGAGTCCTGGGGCGTCGTCCGCAACACGCCCGGCGTCACCGGCTTCGTGGGCAACGCCTACGACCCGTACCCGCTGACCCTGGACGAGATCGTGAAGATGCTCGCTCCCGAGGCCGAGGAGAAGGCCGCTCGCGAGGCCGCCGAGGCCGCGGGCAAGCCGGCTCCGGCCCGTCGGGTCGAGGTCCAGGTGCTCGACTTCGAGGTGGGCGACTCGGTCACCGTCACCGACGGACCGTTCGCGACCCTCCAGGCGACGATCAACGAGATCAACGCCGACTCGAAGAAGGTCAAGGGTCTCGTCGAGATCTTCGGCCGCGAGACCCCGGTCGAGCTCAGCTTCGACCAGATCCAGAAGAACTGA
- the secE gene encoding preprotein translocase subunit SecE, whose amino-acid sequence MTDAVGSIDMPDAEDEAPESKKTRKGGKRGKKGPFGRLALFYRQIIAELRKVVWPTRKQLSTYTTVVIVFVVVMIGLVTVIDFGFQRVIKYVFG is encoded by the coding sequence GTGACGGACGCCGTGGGCTCCATCGACATGCCTGATGCTGAGGATGAAGCGCCCGAGTCCAAGAAGACTCGGAAGGGCGGCAAGCGCGGCAAGAAGGGCCCCTTCGGCCGTCTCGCGCTCTTCTACCGCCAGATCATCGCCGAGCTGCGCAAGGTCGTCTGGCCCACGCGCAAGCAGCTGAGCACGTACACCACCGTGGTGATTGTGTTCGTAGTCGTCATGATTGGTCTCGTAACCGTGATTGACTTCGGATTCCAGCGGGTCATCAAGTACGTCTTCGGCTGA
- a CDS encoding pyridoxal phosphate-dependent aminotransferase → MSAATSPTERRVSVRVGAISESATLAVDAKAKALKAAGRPVIGFGAGEPDFPTPDYIVEAAIEACRNPKYHRYTPAGGLPELKAAIAAKTLRDSGYEVDPSQILVTNGGKQAIYEAFAALLDPGDEVIVPAPYWTTYPESIRLAGGVPVDVVADETTGYKVTVEQLEAARTERTKVVLFVSPSNPTGAVYSRAEAEAVGRWAVEHGLWVLTDEIYEHLVYGDAEFTSLPALLPELRDKCVVVNGVAKTYAMTGWRVGWIIGPKDVVKAATNLQSHATSNVSNVAQAAALAAVSGPLDAVAAMRTAFDRRRKTMVRMLDEIDGVLCPEPEGAFYAYPSVKGLLGKEIRGRRPATSVELAALILDEAEVAVVPGEAFGTPGYLRLSYALGDDDLAEGVSRIQKLLAEARD, encoded by the coding sequence ATGAGCGCTGCAACTTCTCCGACCGAACGCCGGGTCTCCGTCCGCGTCGGTGCGATCTCCGAGTCCGCCACCCTCGCCGTCGACGCCAAGGCGAAGGCCCTCAAGGCCGCCGGCCGTCCGGTGATCGGGTTCGGTGCCGGTGAACCCGACTTCCCGACGCCCGACTACATCGTCGAGGCCGCGATCGAGGCGTGCCGCAACCCGAAGTACCACCGCTACACCCCCGCGGGCGGGCTGCCGGAGCTCAAGGCGGCCATCGCGGCGAAGACGCTGCGCGACTCCGGCTACGAGGTCGACCCCTCGCAGATCCTGGTGACCAACGGCGGCAAGCAGGCCATCTACGAGGCCTTCGCCGCGCTCCTCGACCCGGGCGACGAGGTCATCGTCCCCGCCCCGTACTGGACCACCTACCCCGAGTCCATCCGGCTGGCCGGCGGTGTCCCGGTGGACGTCGTCGCCGACGAGACCACCGGGTACAAGGTCACCGTCGAGCAGCTGGAGGCCGCCCGTACCGAGCGGACGAAGGTCGTGCTGTTCGTCTCGCCGTCGAACCCGACCGGCGCGGTGTACTCCCGGGCCGAGGCCGAGGCGGTCGGCCGCTGGGCCGTCGAGCACGGGCTGTGGGTGCTGACCGACGAGATCTACGAGCACCTCGTCTACGGCGACGCGGAGTTCACCTCGCTGCCGGCCCTCCTTCCGGAGCTGCGCGACAAGTGCGTCGTGGTCAACGGGGTCGCCAAGACGTACGCGATGACCGGCTGGCGGGTGGGCTGGATCATCGGTCCGAAGGACGTCGTGAAGGCGGCGACCAACCTCCAGTCGCACGCGACCTCCAACGTCTCCAACGTCGCCCAGGCCGCCGCGCTGGCCGCCGTCTCCGGTCCGCTGGACGCGGTCGCCGCGATGCGGACCGCCTTCGACCGCCGCCGGAAGACGATGGTGCGGATGCTCGACGAGATCGACGGCGTCCTCTGCCCGGAGCCCGAGGGCGCGTTCTACGCGTACCCCTCGGTGAAGGGGCTGCTCGGCAAGGAGATCCGCGGCAGGCGTCCGGCGACCTCGGTCGAGCTGGCGGCGCTGATCCTGGACGAGGCCGAGGTCGCCGTCGTACCGGGTGAGGCCTTCGGTACGCCGGGTTACCTCCGCCTCTCCTACGCGCTGGGCGACGACGACCTGGCCGAGGGCGTCTCCCGGATCCAGAAGCTGCTGGCGGAGGCGCGCGACTGA
- the rplK gene encoding 50S ribosomal protein L11 produces the protein MPPKKKKITGLIKLQINAGAANPAPPVGPALGQHGVNIMEFCKAYNAATESQRGMVVPVEITVYEDRSFTFVTKTPPAAKLILKAAGVDKGSGEPHKTKVAKLTAAQVREIATTKLPDLNANDLDAASKIIAGTARSMGITVEG, from the coding sequence ATGCCTCCCAAGAAGAAGAAGATCACGGGGCTTATCAAGCTCCAGATCAACGCCGGTGCGGCCAACCCGGCCCCGCCGGTCGGCCCCGCACTGGGTCAGCACGGCGTCAACATCATGGAGTTCTGCAAGGCCTACAACGCCGCGACCGAGTCGCAGCGTGGCATGGTCGTGCCGGTGGAGATCACGGTCTACGAAGACCGCTCCTTCACCTTCGTCACCAAGACTCCGCCGGCCGCGAAGCTGATCCTCAAGGCCGCTGGTGTGGACAAGGGCTCCGGCGAGCCGCACAAGACCAAGGTCGCCAAGCTGACGGCCGCCCAGGTCCGCGAGATCGCCACGACGAAGCTTCCCGACCTGAACGCCAACGACCTCGACGCCGCGTCGAAGATCATCGCTGGCACCGCCCGTTCCATGGGCATCACGGTCGAAGGCTGA